Genomic segment of Nostoc sp. TCL240-02:
GGGATTGTGATTAAAGGAGTCACAGGCGATTCCCCAGCCAAGCGCGGAGGATTGCTTCCTGGAGACGTGATTCAAAAAGTTAACGGGAAGCCAGTCAAAACCTCGGCCCAAGTTCAAAAGCTGGTAGAGTCCAGCAAAGTTGGGGACATAATAGCTATCGAGGTCAATCGTAGCGGGAAAATTCAAACCTTCAAAGTACAATCAGGAGCTTATCCTGAAAGAAAGTAGTGAGAAAAATTCGTAATTCGTAATTCGTAGTTACAAGAGGCTTACGGACTCGTTAAAGTTGTGCTGTCGGTGGAAGCTTGAACTTTCCACTATATTATTTACCACCCAATCAGAATATTTTAGTGCTAGGTCGTACCCTCTTAATAACGAATTACGAATTATTTGGTCAATAGTCCCGGAATGTTTGACTATTGACCATTAGACAAATGCTCTAACTGCATTCTTTGTTCCATTTGGCGCAGAAAATACCCCGTCATCATGGCCGACGCTAGAAGCCCAGCTAAGTTATCCCGATCTGTTGTGATTTGGACGTTGAAATTTTCTGCAGGGAGCATTCCCACTAGCCCTTGGACATTTTGCGAGATGATTTGTTTAATTTCGGGGCTGGCGGATTGAGCAATCCTCGCTAGAACATCAGGAGACTGATGTTGTAGATATTTGAGTAACTGATTGGGGTATTCCTCAGCGTGGTCAGAAAGAAGTTGATTAGGGTGTTCCTCGGAGTTGTCATTTAAAAAGTCAGGATTAAACACCATTGGCAGTTTTATTTAGCTTAATTGCTAACTCTACTCTAAACCATAGTACAAGGCTAGCGCATTCACTACGGGTATTAAGCCATTGGGATTGGGATTGGGGATTGGGGATTGGGGATTGGGGATTGGGGATTGGGAATGAAGAAGAGACAAGGAAGAAGGGGGAGACAAGGAAGAGACTTTATTCAATAATTCCCCCTTGTCTCCCTCGTTTTCCTCATGCCCCATGCCCCTGCCCCATTCCCTATTCCCCACTCCCTACTCCCTCTAGTTCTAGTTCTAGTTGTTCTTCCTTTTGGTTGTTGGAAAGTATTTGTGGGAGTTGTTCGATTTGGAAATACTGATGAAATTTTGGGGTTACTTGGAGTGAGTAGGAGCGAGAATCGTTGTCTCGGCGTTTGCGGATAAAACCAAGTTCTACGAGTTCTGGAACGTGTTGATATACTCCTGAACCACGCAAGTTAATCAAGTCGCTCTGGAGTATGGGACTATTGAGGGCGATCGCAGCTAAGGTTCGCAATGCACCTACACCCAATTCTACTGGTATCATAGTTTGCACTAAATCCTGAAAATCAGACCGTAGTTGCAAACTATAACCATCAGGGGTTTCTATTACCTCTAGGGCGCTATCTCGGTGGGCATAATTGTCCATGAGTTCAATTATGCCTTCTTTGACAGTGGCGCGATCGCACGCTGCATACTCGGCGATTTCGCCGAGCGACAAGGGTTTACCCTTTAAATAGAGAATTGCTTCTATCTTCGTCGCTGTGGCTGTAATCATTTAGTCATTAGTCATAAATCATTAGTCATTAGTCATTGGTCATTAGTACATGACAACTAACAATCAACAAGTGTGTGGCATTATATCGTAAATTGTCAAAATATTGTTTGATACTCTCTGGGCATGGGGCATTGGGCATGGCTCAAGAATCAATAGTTCTTCTTCCCCTACTCCCCCTGCCCCTCTGCTCCCCCTGCTCCCTGCCCCCCATTCCCTATTCCTCAAACACCCCTAGTTGTGAGAATAAATTCTGCGATCGCTAAATCTTGTGGAGTAGTCACTTTTAAGTTTGTCTCCTCTCCCTCGACAATTCGGACTTTGATGCCGCACTTTTCAAATAAAGCGGCATCGTCAGTTACTTCCCAACCTTGACGGACTCCCTCAGCGTGGCACTGTTTCAACAATTTGACATCAAATCCTTGGGGAGTTTGTGCCGCCCACAATTTTTGTCTGTCGGGTGTTTCTTGAATTATGCCTTGTTGATCGACAACTTTGATGGTGTCTTTGACCGGTACACCAGCAATTAAACCGGGGCAGTGGCGAATGGCTTGGGCACAAGAGTTAAATAAATCTGGTGTGGCGAGACATCTAGCGCCATCGTGAATCAACACTTGTTCTGCGGCTACTGGCAAAGCCTGCAAGCCATTGTAAACAGATTCTTGACGCGTGGAGCCGCCTTGAATCAATTCCACTGGTTTAGTGAGCTTGAGATTGGCGAGAATTGCTCTGAAGTCAGGCCAATCGGTAGGCTGAGAAATAATCCCGATCCAACTGATTGTATTGGCAGCTTCTGCGGCTAATAGAGTCCAAGCAATAATTGGTTGCGATCGCACGACTAGCAGGAGTTTATTGCGGTTACTACCCATTCTTTTTCCGATTCCCGCAGCTGGAATTAGTAAATACACAGAATTCCTCAATCTTTAAGCTATATATTTTCCCCTAAAATAGGGAGCGAGTAAGCGTCAATAAATATTATGCGAGTAGTAGCCCTTGTACCTGGCGGAATTGGCGACCAAATTCTCTTCTTTCCGACTCTAGATGACCTGAAGCGCAATTACCCTGACGCTCAGATAGATGTCGTTGTTGAACCCCGGTCAAAGGCTGCCTACCGAGTGAGCAAGTCAGTTCACGAGGTGCTGAACTTTGATTTTAACGACCGTAATAGTCTGGCAGATTGGGGTAACTTGGTGGGGACAATTCGCGATCGCGAATACGATGTTGTCATTGTTGTTAAGCAAATTTGGTTGCTTAGTCTTTTGCTCTGGTTGACTGGAATTCCCATACGTATTGGCTACAAAGGCAATGGTTCGGTTTTTCTGACCCACGCTGTGCCATTTAAAGCATCCCAGTATGTGGCGGCAGCATATCACGATTTGCTGCAACCATTGGAAATAAATAGCCCTGTCCCAGAGTTAGCAGTAAATGTGCCAAAACCAGATATTGAGTGGGCACAAAAGGAACAGAAACGTTTAGGGATTCATGAAACAGGCTATATCTTGATTCATGCCAGTTCTGGGCAGTTATCTCAGGCTCAAGAACTGGATAAAATCTACCCTGTAGAAAGTTGGCATCAAATTATTCAAGGCTTCCAAGACAAGCAGCCTGACCTACCTGTGGTGGTTGTTAAGGGAATTGGCGATGAACAGTTTGTGCGATCGCTTCTGGGGTCTTCTCCAGATATTAAGGTGACTGCCCCAGATGATATTGGCAAGTTAACTGCGATGATTGCCGGGGCAAATTTGATGTTGTCTACTGATAGTCCGGCACTACAACTGAGTGTTGCAGTCCAAACCTATACCATCGCCCTATTTGGGCCTACCGATCCAGCTAAGTTGTTGCCGAAAAACGAGAAATTCCTAGCTATTGCATCCCCCACGGGAAAAACAGCGGATGTTTCACCAAACGCAGTTTTAGAGAAAATCTGGGGTGGCTAAACCAGCTGTTTGTCCCAATTTCTGCAATTAGTCTATTGGATATCTAAATGTAGTCATGATGTAGTCATGCGTTTGTTGAATGACCGCAAAACCTGGTTGTGACAGCTAGATTTTGCGGTTATTTCAGTATTTAATGGCAGTGCAAAACCTGAACAGCACTCAACTTTAGATCAGCAAATACAAGCGTTGCGATCGCGCTATCACTTGCTGAATCTCCGCCTCAATCTTGGTCATTCTCCCTTTAGTGTGAACTCCAGTTGTTAAAATATCTCAAAAAAAGCATCATCTAGTTCATAACCCAGCATTTGGGCCATAGACTTCAACCGCGAGAGGCTAGGGATATCCTGCTGTTTAAGCCAATCGCCTAAAATAAAGATTTTGTGCATCAAAAATATCTCTAAGGCTTCAGGATTATACTGAATACCATCTTTGGAACTGAACTGGTGTGGTACTAGCATGGCGGCATAACGAGCAAACTCTCCAGCTTTCCAATCTAGTAAAAATGCTAACCAGGGGTATTTGGCATCTAGACGCACAAACCACAGCCGTACTTCTGGAATTTCTGAGAGTTCCCGAGGATCGCCAGGTTCAAGATCATAATTGATATCAAAGCGTAGTTGCTGTTCATGGGATGCAATTCCATCTTGCAGCATTTGTTCAATCACCGTTGAGGCAGGCGAGAGATCCAGATTGTTAATGAAATCATTATTGAGTGCGATCGCAATTGTTTTTGACTCAGCAGCCACTTTCTTTTTGCTCAACTGTAGGATCGAGAATATACAGTAGCAGTTTTCAGGAATTGACGCTAGATTGACCCTTACTAGCACAAAGTCTTTTTTACAAAGCAATTAGTGTATTTAGTGATACTAATTCTGACTAAACTTGCATTTTATACTTAATCTTTATCCGATTTACATAGTATGCCATTAGCATCAGCCTACTTAGGAAAGGCAAAGCCTGCTCCAAAGTGGACATTTACAGCAATTTTAAGTTAAAGTTGTAATGAGTTTGTTTTAGATTAAGGTCTGACAAAGTAGCCATCAACAAGCAAAAAATAGATCGTTATTTATCCTCACCTGTTACTTTCGCAGCATCAAAAAGCAAAACACAAGTACAGGTAGAACAATGGTGTGCAATATTATTGCATATATTAAATAAACAATAAAAATTGAAGTGGGAAAATTCCCTTAACAGTTAACAAGCTGTAATATGCAAAAACAAACAATTTCAACAAAACCAATTCGTTCTCTAGAAGATGCGCTAGATAGGTGTCAAATCCTGGGTATGCGCGTCAGTCGTCAGCGTCGCTTTATTCTGGAATTACTTTGGCAAGCAAATGAACATCTTTCTGCTAGAGAGATTTACGATCGCTTGAACCAAGAAGGTAAAGAGATCGGACATACCTCTGTTTATCAAAATTTAGAAGCATTATCCAGTCAAGGCATTATTGAATGTATTGAGCGCTGTGATGGCCGTTTGTATGGCAATATAAGTGACTCTCACAGTCATATTAACTGTGTGGATACAAATCAAATTCTTGATGTTCATGTGGAACTACCAGAAGATTTGATTCGCAAAATTGAAGAAGAAACAGGAGTGCGGATTACTGAATACAGTATTAATTTTGTTGGTTACCGTAATCCTCAAGAAGGGTAGGGAGCAGGGGGAGAAGAACTATTGATCAATTACAAAGGACAAAGGACAAAGGACAAAGGACAAATGATAGCCCTTGCCAGTTAGCTTTAATTGTGCCAACCTACTTGTCATCAATAGAGTTATTGCCAAAAACTGTTTCATCATCGACATCATCATCATAGAAACCTACGGGTAAAATTGTGCCTTCGGAGCTTTCAATTAGCCCGGTTGCAGGGGGGTTATTCCAATTTTTATCTGTGTTTGGCGTAACTTTGACGGTGTTTAAGAAGGGTTGCTGCGATCGCAAATTTTTCAGTCTTTGAAACGACTCTTTAGAAAACAAGGCACCATTATCAGCAGCTAATTTTTTGCCAGCTTCAGCAAGGATGGCATCAAAAAAGCAGGCTTTGGTGAGATCGGCTGAATTAAGATTTGCTCCGGTAAGGTTAGCTTGTTGAAGATTTGCGCCTGTCAGGTTTGCCTGTTCGAGGTTTACGTCTGTAAGGTTAGCTTGTTGAAGGTTTGCGCCTGTCAGATTAGCCTGTTGCAAATTGGCTCCAGCCAAATTAGTCCCAATTAACTCCGCATTGGATAAGTTTGTCTGCTCAAGATTTATCCCAGTTAACATTACTTGCAACAAAGAGGCTCCCGATAAATTGATTCCAGCCAGAGACTTGATTCGGGTTGTAAAGGCATTTTTGTGGAGAACGCTTGTTCTAGCAATTAGCCCACTTAAAGCTTCTGGATTGAATTCTGTTAAATTGAGCGGATTCCCACAAGGCCAAAAAGGGATTTTGGTTTCTCGGTAGCAAGCACAAAGCAATAAAAATACATTCAATCCCACCGCAGCATTGACTTGCTCAATATTCACGGGGTTTTGTAGTGCGTGGAAATGAGTCCAAGCTTTGTGGGCTATCCCTTCGTCTAACCAATAGCCTTGACAGTAAGCACGCCAGAAAGACAAAAGACGTTGAAACAAAACTTCAAAAGAAAACTTGTGCTTTTGTTCGCGGCGTAAAATTGCGATCGCCAATTCTTCAATTTCCTGGCTCAGTATCCCATAACCGAGTAAATTGTAAATATGCTGGGCAACGCTATTGGGAGAATCAACTACAAAAGTGAGGGAACCATAAGCCTCATTTTGGCAATGAGTTAATAATTTCAACTCAGCAGTCACAGCTTTAGCACACAGAAATTCTCCTAACTTAATATGCGAAAACTCAATTAAACTAGTTTTTTCTGAGCTTTCTAAGTCCCGAATTTTAAAATAAAATCTTGGTAGAGTATTAAATTCACCAGCCAAATTAATTTGATGACGTTGTGAGTGTAAAATTTTCAGAGCGATCGCTTGCATTTGATCGAGTAAATCTTGGGGATGACGATTAGCAAGTAAATTAGCGATCGCTTCTGGAGTCCGGTGGATATGAGCCGATCCTGAGCGCAGCAGCATCGTTTTAATCCCACCAGTTAGCGGATAGCCCAACAACCATCGACTTAAGCGATGATAAATTTCCCATACCACAGAAGACTTTGGGGTATTAACAGCTAGTTGTAATACTTCATCATTTAGCAGTCCGTCGCGGTGTAAAATCCCCAATAAATGCAACATTAGGGGTTGACGAACAAGGGTAGATAATTCTGGAAACCTTGATTGGCTGGCAAATAAGCCTGACTGTTTTAAGAATGTAAAGAAATTTTGAGCGATCGCCAACGATTGTACTTTTGCACACTGCTGAAACCATTGTTTGAATTCGTCTACATCCAACGGTTGAATGATAATTCGCTTCAATGATAGGGGGATTTCTGGGGCAATTTCCTGTAATGTTGTTGAGCGGCTCGTTAACACAATTTTGTGTCTATGTTGAGATTGGAAGTTCAGTAGTTGTTGAACAAAAATTGCTTTTGCCCTTACACCATAAGCAGAAGGGGGCAGTTCATCCAAACCATCCAGCAGCAACAGACAAGGAATATTTTCTTGCTCTAACCAGGTTGAAAGATTAACATCAAAAGCAGAATTTAGAGTTTCGATTAAAGTTTTGCCATAAGTTACATCCCTTAACCTAATTACTATAGGCATCCAAATAGGGTAAACTTCTTGCGCTATCTCTGCTGCCCAGAGTTGGCAAAAACTGGTTTTTCCAAAACCAGGTTCCGACTCGATGACAGCGATCGTTTCTAAATCGGCTAGCTGTTGCTGCGCCCATGTCTTTAAATCAACTGGCTTAACAGCT
This window contains:
- a CDS encoding DUF760 domain-containing protein — encoded protein: MVFNPDFLNDNSEEHPNQLLSDHAEEYPNQLLKYLQHQSPDVLARIAQSASPEIKQIISQNVQGLVGMLPAENFNVQITTDRDNLAGLLASAMMTGYFLRQMEQRMQLEHLSNGQ
- the scpB gene encoding SMC-Scp complex subunit ScpB, with the translated sequence MITATATKIEAILYLKGKPLSLGEIAEYAACDRATVKEGIIELMDNYAHRDSALEVIETPDGYSLQLRSDFQDLVQTMIPVELGVGALRTLAAIALNSPILQSDLINLRGSGVYQHVPELVELGFIRKRRDNDSRSYSLQVTPKFHQYFQIEQLPQILSNNQKEEQLELELEGVGSGE
- the ispD gene encoding 2-C-methyl-D-erythritol 4-phosphate cytidylyltransferase, with the protein product MYLLIPAAGIGKRMGSNRNKLLLVVRSQPIIAWTLLAAEAANTISWIGIISQPTDWPDFRAILANLKLTKPVELIQGGSTRQESVYNGLQALPVAAEQVLIHDGARCLATPDLFNSCAQAIRHCPGLIAGVPVKDTIKVVDQQGIIQETPDRQKLWAAQTPQGFDVKLLKQCHAEGVRQGWEVTDDAALFEKCGIKVRIVEGEETNLKVTTPQDLAIAEFILTTRGV
- a CDS encoding glycosyltransferase family 9 protein; amino-acid sequence: MRVVALVPGGIGDQILFFPTLDDLKRNYPDAQIDVVVEPRSKAAYRVSKSVHEVLNFDFNDRNSLADWGNLVGTIRDREYDVVIVVKQIWLLSLLLWLTGIPIRIGYKGNGSVFLTHAVPFKASQYVAAAYHDLLQPLEINSPVPELAVNVPKPDIEWAQKEQKRLGIHETGYILIHASSGQLSQAQELDKIYPVESWHQIIQGFQDKQPDLPVVVVKGIGDEQFVRSLLGSSPDIKVTAPDDIGKLTAMIAGANLMLSTDSPALQLSVAVQTYTIALFGPTDPAKLLPKNEKFLAIASPTGKTADVSPNAVLEKIWGG
- a CDS encoding CRR6 family NdhI maturation factor, producing the protein MAAESKTIAIALNNDFINNLDLSPASTVIEQMLQDGIASHEQQLRFDINYDLEPGDPRELSEIPEVRLWFVRLDAKYPWLAFLLDWKAGEFARYAAMLVPHQFSSKDGIQYNPEALEIFLMHKIFILGDWLKQQDIPSLSRLKSMAQMLGYELDDAFFEIF
- a CDS encoding Fur family transcriptional regulator, giving the protein MQKQTISTKPIRSLEDALDRCQILGMRVSRQRRFILELLWQANEHLSAREIYDRLNQEGKEIGHTSVYQNLEALSSQGIIECIERCDGRLYGNISDSHSHINCVDTNQILDVHVELPEDLIRKIEEETGVRITEYSINFVGYRNPQEG
- a CDS encoding pentapeptide repeat-containing protein → MNLSIRHWLAERYIAINQIRGFSAGQLAGIAYRIVQDMEVKSLIPFDICTLVEVLELPLGIVWEEISLISQLTQNLLRSLSQKKPLKRNEGTWLAFQIAYLQALQAILEQEASLKRPWLDRASIPIQAQVLKEDVGKLILQDSQLQGLLKTLSPGKLTDTQTEQALSLVADSLLVQQINHAVIAWFVANGAEEYEAKLLTQRLVHSLPGDILVVVTENAAPLAQLQKFFRLGISLAPSFIAPEAGSTVGEKIDLHREHYRASLIKNLSMPLLIESFTLKDIYVQQKGLPIEESISDVDKKAVKPVDLKTWAQQQLADLETIAVIESEPGFGKTSFCQLWAAEIAQEVYPIWMPIVIRLRDVTYGKTLIETLNSAFDVNLSTWLEQENIPCLLLLDGLDELPPSAYGVRAKAIFVQQLLNFQSQHRHKIVLTSRSTTLQEIAPEIPLSLKRIIIQPLDVDEFKQWFQQCAKVQSLAIAQNFFTFLKQSGLFASQSRFPELSTLVRQPLMLHLLGILHRDGLLNDEVLQLAVNTPKSSVVWEIYHRLSRWLLGYPLTGGIKTMLLRSGSAHIHRTPEAIANLLANRHPQDLLDQMQAIALKILHSQRHQINLAGEFNTLPRFYFKIRDLESSEKTSLIEFSHIKLGEFLCAKAVTAELKLLTHCQNEAYGSLTFVVDSPNSVAQHIYNLLGYGILSQEIEELAIAILRREQKHKFSFEVLFQRLLSFWRAYCQGYWLDEGIAHKAWTHFHALQNPVNIEQVNAAVGLNVFLLLCACYRETKIPFWPCGNPLNLTEFNPEALSGLIARTSVLHKNAFTTRIKSLAGINLSGASLLQVMLTGINLEQTNLSNAELIGTNLAGANLQQANLTGANLQQANLTDVNLEQANLTGANLQQANLTGANLNSADLTKACFFDAILAEAGKKLAADNGALFSKESFQRLKNLRSQQPFLNTVKVTPNTDKNWNNPPATGLIESSEGTILPVGFYDDDVDDETVFGNNSIDDK